A genomic segment from Odontesthes bonariensis isolate fOdoBon6 chromosome 8, fOdoBon6.hap1, whole genome shotgun sequence encodes:
- the LOC142385634 gene encoding shaker-related potassium channel tsha2, whose translation MTVVPAENLDETVALAALSAQDVYDPERAENQECCERVVINISGLRFETQLKTLAQFPTTLLGDPRKRMRFFDPLRNEYFFDRNRPSFDAILYYYQSGGRLRRPVNVPVDIFMEEIKFYELGEEVIENFKEDEGFIKEEERPLPENEFQRQVWLLFEYPESSGPARGIAIVSVLVILISIVIFCLETLPEFREDMRTYDDLPAVNGTARAKKPNPFTDPFFIVETLCIIWFSFELLVRFLACPSKPAFFKNIMNTIDIVAIMPYFITLGLELAEHQGNGQQAMSLAILRVIRLVRVFRIFKLSRHSKGLQILGKTLQASMRELGLLIFFLFIGVILFSSAVYFAETDDPHSGFSSIPDAFWWAVVSMTTVGYGDMCPVTIGGKIVGSLCAIAGVLTIALPVPVIVSNFNYFYHRETEHEEQFQYTHVTCGQQQPQFGEFKKSESKPSLSKSDYLDGDDADSIKYTNCSPHKAYTGKLTDV comes from the coding sequence ATGACAGTGGTGCCCGCGGAGAACCTGGATGAGACTGTGGCACTGGCCGCGCTGTCAGCCCAGGATGTGTACGACCCGGAGCGAGCCGAGAACCAGGAGTGCTGCGAGCGGGTGGTCATCAACATCTCCGGGCTGCGCTTCGAGACGCAGCTGAAGACGCTCGCCCAGTTCCCCACCACCCTGCTGGGTGACCCCCGCAAAAGGATGCGCTTCTTTGACCCGCTGAGGAACGAGTACTTCTTCGACAGGAACCGACCCAGCTTCGATGCCATCCTCTACTACTACCAGTCCGGAGGGCGGCTCCGGAGACCCGTCAACGTGCCGGTGGACATTTTCATGGAGGAGATCAAATTCTATGAATTGGGGGAAGAGGTGATTGAGAATTTCAAGGAGGATGAAGGCTTTATTAAGGAGGAAGAGCGACCGTTGCCTGAAAACGAGTTCCAGCGGCAGGTTTGGCTCCTGTTCGAGTACCCGGAGAGCTCCGGCCCCGCCAGGGGCATCGCGATAGTTTCTGTTCTGGTCATCCTCATCTCCATCGTGATTTTCTGCTTGGAGACTTTACCAGAGTTCAGAGAGGACATGAGAACGTATGACGACCTGCCAGCCGTGAACGGAACCGCGCGCGCAAAGAAGCCGAACCCGTTCACAGACCCGTTCTTCATCGTGGAGACGCTCTGCATCATCTGGTTCTCTTTCGAGCTGCTGGTCCGGTTCCTCGCCTGCCCGAGCAAACCCGCTTTCTTCAAGAACATCATGAACACCATCGACATCGTGGCCATCATGCCATACTTCATCACGCTGGGGCTGGAGCTGGCGGAGCACCAGGGCAACGGGCAGCAGGCCATGTCTCTGGCCATCCTGAGGGTCATCCGCCTGGTCCGGGTCTTCCGGATCTTCAAGCTGTCCAGGCACTCCAAGGGGCTGCAGATCCTGGGGAAGACGCTGCAGGCCAGCATGCGGGAGCTGGGGCTGctcatcttcttcctcttcatTGGAGTCATCCTCTTCTCCAGCGCGGTGTACTTCGCCGAGACCGACGACCCGCACTCAGGCTTCAGTAGCATCCCGGACGCGTTTTGGTGGGCGGtggtttccatgacaacagtGGGCTACGGGGACATGTGTCCGGTCACAATCGGGGGCAAAATCGTGGGCTCCCTGTGCGCCATCGCGGGGGTGCTAACCATCGCACTCCCGGTGCCGGTCATCGTGTCCAACTTCAACTACTTCTACCACCGGGAGACGGAGCACGAGGAGCAGTTCCAGTACACGCACGTGACCTGCGGCCAGCAGCAGCCGCAGTTTGGAGAGTTCAAGAAGAGCGAGAGCAAGCCGTCCCTGTCCAAGTCTGACTACCTGGACGGCGACGACGCGGACTCCATCAAATACACCAACTGCAGCCCCCACAAAGCCTACACCGGCAAGCTCACCGACGTGTGA